The Mesorhizobium loti genome includes a region encoding these proteins:
- a CDS encoding EAL domain-containing protein, with amino-acid sequence MAFVVLLACAVFADQQNIRVSDQLARADVLAKVNIIRAKLEGNIGGNLQLVQGLVSTIVTEPYMGQQRFASLARNLFQQKSQLRNIAGAPDLVISLMYPMQGNEKAIGLDYRKNEAQRTAALRARDKRVLVFAGPVNLAQGGRGFIGRIPVFVPTAGGGNRFWGIVSAVVDVGRLYTASGLTNPELDIDVALTGADALGGGGERFFGGDNVVAGNPVSADVQLPSGSWRISAIPKGGWPAAPKNEWLLRALMTLAGALVVLPILVAGRLFGERQKNYAELRRLSGRLELALEASGIGVWEHDLATNELVWDDRVNEIYGKPADGKPRGYDDWAQAIHPEDIERAKQDFDSAAAKKDLYSSQYRLLRPDGAVRHVRTRASFFQDIGGTPKLIGAEWDVTSDVLLNETLVRERQLSEAKNVELKLAKAQIEHAALHDSLTGLPNRRYLDELLAENSEPDRHTALLHLDLDRFKQINDTLGHAAGDAMLMHASNVIKANAGAADFVARIGGDEFVVVSYGRDDDQLSALADRIIEAMRQPVDYRGHPCRFGVSIGIAANNGVDARQQLVNADLALYRAKGRGRNRYEFFNEELQSEIVRTKQTADEILSGLERHEFTAYYQPQFDARTLEIVGVEALSRWKHPRRGILAPDAYLKVAEELNVVALIDRIVLKHALENFERWSRSHLNIPRVSVNVSARRLEDKDLIEGLRKLDIKPGTVSFELVESIFLDENDDLVTWNIEHIKDLGIDIEIDDFGTGYASIVSLLKLRPRRLKIDRQLITPITGSMAQRHLVASIIEIGKSLGIEVVAEGVETMEHARILKELGCDILQGYFFGRPMEAKAFKAFAQSRKWLAAG; translated from the coding sequence ATTGCTTTTGTCGTGCTTTTGGCCTGCGCCGTCTTTGCCGACCAGCAGAACATCAGGGTCTCGGATCAGCTGGCGCGCGCCGATGTACTGGCCAAGGTCAACATCATCCGCGCCAAGCTCGAAGGCAACATCGGCGGAAATCTCCAGCTTGTTCAGGGGCTTGTCTCGACCATCGTCACGGAGCCCTATATGGGCCAGCAGAGATTTGCCTCGCTTGCCCGCAATCTGTTCCAGCAGAAATCGCAATTGCGCAACATCGCCGGCGCGCCCGACCTCGTCATCTCGCTGATGTACCCGATGCAAGGCAACGAGAAGGCGATCGGGCTCGACTATCGCAAGAACGAGGCGCAACGCACTGCAGCGCTTCGGGCGCGCGACAAGCGCGTGCTGGTGTTTGCCGGGCCGGTCAATCTGGCGCAAGGCGGGCGCGGCTTCATCGGGCGTATTCCGGTCTTTGTGCCGACGGCGGGCGGCGGCAACCGCTTCTGGGGCATCGTCTCGGCGGTTGTCGATGTCGGCCGGCTCTACACGGCGAGCGGGCTGACCAACCCCGAACTCGACATCGATGTTGCACTCACCGGCGCGGATGCGCTGGGCGGCGGCGGCGAACGTTTCTTTGGCGGCGACAATGTCGTGGCCGGCAACCCCGTGTCCGCCGACGTGCAGCTGCCTTCAGGCTCCTGGCGGATTTCGGCCATACCCAAGGGCGGCTGGCCAGCCGCTCCGAAGAATGAGTGGCTGCTGAGGGCGCTCATGACGCTGGCCGGCGCACTGGTGGTGCTGCCGATCCTCGTTGCCGGGCGGCTGTTCGGCGAAAGGCAGAAGAACTACGCCGAGCTGAGACGCCTGTCGGGTCGCCTTGAGCTGGCGCTGGAAGCCTCGGGCATAGGTGTATGGGAGCATGATCTCGCCACCAACGAACTGGTGTGGGACGACCGTGTCAACGAAATCTATGGCAAGCCAGCCGACGGCAAGCCACGCGGTTATGATGACTGGGCGCAGGCGATCCATCCCGAAGACATCGAGCGGGCCAAGCAAGACTTCGATTCGGCCGCCGCGAAAAAAGACCTCTACTCCTCACAATACCGGCTCCTGCGCCCCGACGGCGCTGTCCGACATGTGCGCACGCGCGCCAGCTTCTTCCAGGATATCGGCGGCACGCCAAAGCTGATCGGCGCCGAATGGGACGTGACCAGCGACGTGCTGCTCAACGAGACCCTTGTGCGCGAGCGCCAATTGTCGGAAGCGAAAAACGTCGAGCTGAAGCTTGCCAAGGCGCAAATCGAGCATGCGGCGCTGCACGATTCGCTGACTGGGCTGCCCAATCGCCGCTATCTCGACGAACTGCTGGCCGAGAATAGCGAGCCCGACCGCCACACGGCGCTGCTGCATCTCGACCTCGACCGCTTCAAGCAAATCAACGACACGCTCGGCCACGCCGCCGGCGATGCCATGCTGATGCATGCCTCGAATGTCATCAAGGCCAATGCGGGCGCAGCCGATTTCGTTGCGCGCATCGGCGGTGACGAGTTCGTCGTGGTGAGCTATGGGCGTGACGACGACCAGCTCTCGGCGCTCGCCGACCGCATCATCGAGGCGATGCGCCAGCCTGTCGATTATCGCGGCCATCCGTGCCGGTTCGGAGTGAGTATCGGCATTGCCGCCAACAACGGCGTCGACGCCAGGCAACAGCTTGTCAACGCCGATCTCGCGCTTTACCGGGCCAAAGGCCGTGGCCGCAACCGCTACGAATTCTTCAACGAAGAGCTGCAGAGCGAGATCGTGCGGACCAAGCAGACCGCCGATGAGATCCTGAGCGGGCTGGAGCGGCACGAATTCACCGCCTACTACCAGCCGCAGTTCGACGCCAGGACGCTCGAGATCGTCGGCGTCGAGGCGCTGTCGCGCTGGAAGCATCCGCGACGCGGCATCCTGGCCCCCGACGCCTACCTGAAGGTGGCCGAAGAACTCAATGTCGTGGCACTGATCGACCGCATCGTCCTCAAACACGCGCTGGAGAATTTCGAGCGCTGGTCGCGCAGCCATCTCAACATCCCGCGCGTGTCGGTCAACGTCTCGGCCAGGCGCCTGGAGGACAAGGACTTGATCGAGGGCCTGCGCAAGCTCGACATCAAGCCGGGAACCGTATCGTTCGAGCTGGTGGAGTCCATCTTCCTCGACGAGAACGATGATCTGGTCACCTGGAACATCGAGCACATCAAGGATCTCGGCATCGACATCGAGATTGACGATTTCGGCACCGGCTATGCCTCGATCGTCTCGCTGCTCAAGCTGCGGCCGCGCCGCCTCAAGATCGACCGCCAACTGATCACGCCCATCACAGGCTCGATGGCGCAGCGGCACCTGGTAGCGTCGATCATCGAGATCGGCAAATCGCTCGGCATCGAAGTGGTTGCCGAAGGCGTTGAGACGATGGAGCATGCGCGCATCCTGAAAGAGCTTGGCTGCGATATCCTGCAAGGTTACTTTTTTGGCCGCCCGATGGAGGCCAAGGCCTTCAAGGCCTTCGCCCAGTCGCGCAAATGGCTGGCCGCGGGGTAA
- a CDS encoding VOC family protein, with protein MALKRMDNVGIVVEDLGGAVDFFRELGLELEGRATIEGEWAGRVTGLGDQHVEIAMMRTPDGHSRLELSRFLTPPVVADHRNAPVNALGYLRVMFTVDDIDDTLERLRRRGAQLVGEVVQYLDAYRLCYIRGPGGLLIGLAQELG; from the coding sequence ATGGCGCTCAAGCGGATGGACAACGTTGGAATCGTCGTCGAAGACCTCGGAGGCGCGGTTGATTTCTTTCGCGAGCTCGGCCTCGAGCTCGAAGGGCGGGCCACAATCGAAGGAGAATGGGCCGGACGTGTCACTGGACTGGGCGATCAGCATGTCGAGATTGCCATGATGCGCACGCCGGACGGCCACAGCCGGCTCGAGCTCTCCCGTTTCCTCACGCCGCCTGTCGTCGCGGATCACCGCAACGCCCCAGTCAACGCCCTAGGCTACCTCCGCGTCATGTTCACCGTGGACGACATCGACGACACGCTTGAAAGGCTCCGCAGGCGCGGCGCGCAGCTCGTCGGCGAAGTCGTCCAGTATTTGGACGCGTATCGGCTCTGCTACATCCGTGGGCCTGGAGGGCTTCTCATCGGACTCGCCCAAGAACTCGGCTGA
- a CDS encoding response regulator transcription factor, which translates to MVTTVFVADDHPLLLHGLTDLIARDPGFRVVGSAQDGTAAMAMIRRDVPDVAVLDISMPGLSGLDIAAEIGRQGLATLCVLLTVGASQAQLYDAVAIGVAGIVFKESAVEALLRCLHQVAAGGRWLPAEIVGKAMQNEASRRIQWQKLSSRLTRREMEITRLVATETPYERIASDIGISKGTLKIHMNNIYRKLEVASRVQLLQLSAGQIGLSAASGFRHQFDLENPAGDA; encoded by the coding sequence ATGGTCACCACGGTTTTCGTCGCCGACGACCATCCGCTGCTGCTGCACGGCCTGACCGACCTGATTGCCCGCGACCCCGGTTTCCGGGTGGTCGGTTCGGCGCAGGACGGCACCGCCGCCATGGCCATGATCCGGCGCGACGTGCCGGATGTCGCCGTGCTCGACATCAGCATGCCGGGACTGAGCGGTCTCGACATCGCCGCCGAAATCGGCAGGCAGGGCCTTGCGACGCTTTGCGTGCTTTTGACGGTCGGCGCCTCGCAAGCCCAGCTTTACGACGCGGTCGCGATTGGCGTTGCCGGAATCGTGTTCAAGGAGTCCGCCGTCGAAGCGCTGCTCAGATGTCTCCACCAGGTCGCCGCGGGTGGCCGCTGGCTGCCGGCCGAGATTGTCGGCAAGGCCATGCAGAACGAGGCGTCGCGCCGGATCCAATGGCAGAAACTGTCGTCGCGGCTGACCAGGCGAGAGATGGAGATCACCCGACTGGTCGCCACGGAGACACCGTACGAACGTATCGCCTCAGATATCGGCATCTCGAAAGGGACGCTGAAGATCCATATGAACAACATCTACCGCAAATTGGAGGTCGCCTCGCGCGTGCAGCTTTTGCAGCTGTCCGCCGGCCAGATCGGATTGAGTGCCGCCAGCGGCTTTCGACATCAATTCGACCTCGAAAACCCGGCCGGGGACGCGTAG
- a CDS encoding type I secretion system permease/ATPase → MLSASPGVWLLCLAVAGFGAVLLFRGRSPDTAETGPDAAPGIAATARSAARPGARKQGSELAAAIKSCRSAFIAIALFSGVLNVLMLSSSIYMLEIYDRVLPSRSVPTLIGLSLLVAILYAGQGLLDFIRGRILVRIGGALDEALGARIYSSVLKLPLKVGRNGDSMQPVRDLDSVRTFLSGTGPTALFDLPWLPLYLAIIFMFHVILGLTALVGAIVLVLLTVFAERLTRKPVTSGTQTGIIRNGLTTAGNRNAEIIAALGMGGRMAKRWEEANRDYLAEQRSVSDIAGGFGAVSKVLRMLLQSAMLGVGAWLVIEQQATAGIIITASILSGRALAPVDLVIANWKGFLTARQGWQRLTRILAAVPADAEPMAMPKPHRHVFMQVVSVAAPGTQRLLVQDASFALEAGHAVGIIGQSGSGKSTLVRALVGAWPLAAGRIRLDGADLDQWSPEDRGRFVGYLPQDVELFAGSIAENIARFEPDADPALIIAAANAAGAHDLIVGFRDGYETQIGELGEAVSAGQRQRIALARALYRDPFLVVLDEPNSNLDAEGEQALFQAIVSVRQRGGIVVLVAHRPSALVTVDFILAMNQGRVQAFGLKDEVLAKLFPRPQPAVAGVPRLRLATEEPATPPVAAAGE, encoded by the coding sequence ATGCTGTCGGCATCGCCGGGCGTCTGGTTGCTCTGCCTGGCGGTGGCGGGATTTGGCGCTGTTCTGCTGTTTCGTGGACGCAGTCCCGATACCGCCGAAACCGGCCCGGACGCCGCCCCCGGCATCGCGGCGACAGCGCGAAGCGCTGCAAGGCCCGGTGCCCGGAAGCAAGGATCGGAACTCGCGGCGGCGATCAAATCCTGCCGCTCGGCATTCATCGCCATCGCGCTGTTCAGCGGCGTTCTCAACGTGCTGATGCTGTCCAGCTCGATCTACATGCTCGAGATCTACGACCGCGTGCTGCCGAGCCGCAGCGTGCCGACTCTCATCGGCCTCAGCCTGCTCGTCGCCATCCTCTATGCCGGGCAAGGCTTGCTCGATTTCATCCGCGGCCGCATCCTCGTGCGCATCGGCGGCGCCCTCGACGAGGCGCTCGGCGCCCGCATCTATTCCAGTGTCCTCAAGCTGCCGCTCAAGGTCGGGCGCAACGGCGACAGCATGCAGCCGGTGCGCGATCTCGACAGCGTGCGGACCTTCCTGTCTGGCACCGGCCCGACCGCGCTGTTCGATCTGCCGTGGCTGCCGCTCTATCTGGCCATCATCTTCATGTTCCACGTGATTCTCGGCCTGACGGCCCTGGTCGGGGCGATCGTGCTGGTGCTCTTGACCGTCTTTGCCGAGCGGCTGACGCGCAAGCCGGTCACATCAGGCACCCAGACCGGCATCATCCGCAACGGCCTGACCACGGCCGGCAACCGCAACGCTGAAATCATCGCGGCACTCGGCATGGGCGGACGGATGGCCAAGCGCTGGGAAGAGGCCAATCGCGACTATCTTGCCGAGCAGCGTAGCGTCAGCGATATCGCCGGCGGTTTCGGCGCCGTGTCCAAGGTGCTGCGGATGCTGCTGCAATCGGCGATGCTCGGCGTCGGCGCCTGGCTGGTGATCGAGCAGCAGGCAACGGCCGGCATTATCATCACCGCATCGATCCTGAGCGGTCGCGCGCTGGCGCCCGTCGATCTGGTCATCGCCAACTGGAAAGGTTTCCTGACAGCGCGGCAAGGCTGGCAGCGGCTGACCAGGATACTCGCCGCCGTGCCGGCCGATGCCGAGCCGATGGCGATGCCGAAGCCGCACCGCCACGTCTTCATGCAGGTCGTCAGCGTCGCGGCGCCGGGCACGCAGCGGCTGCTGGTACAGGACGCCAGTTTTGCGCTGGAAGCGGGACATGCCGTCGGCATCATCGGCCAGAGCGGCTCGGGCAAGTCGACGCTGGTCAGGGCACTTGTCGGGGCCTGGCCGCTGGCCGCCGGCAGGATCCGGCTCGATGGCGCCGACCTCGACCAGTGGTCGCCGGAGGATCGCGGCCGCTTCGTCGGCTATCTGCCGCAGGACGTCGAGCTGTTTGCCGGCTCGATCGCGGAGAACATCGCGCGTTTCGAGCCCGATGCCGATCCCGCGTTGATCATCGCTGCCGCCAACGCGGCCGGCGCGCATGATCTCATCGTCGGGTTCCGTGACGGTTACGAGACGCAGATCGGCGAACTCGGCGAGGCTGTCTCGGCCGGCCAGCGCCAGCGCATCGCGCTGGCCCGCGCGCTTTATCGCGATCCTTTCCTGGTGGTGCTCGACGAACCGAACTCCAACCTCGACGCCGAAGGCGAGCAGGCGCTGTTCCAGGCGATTGTTTCGGTGCGGCAGCGTGGCGGCATCGTCGTGCTCGTGGCGCATCGGCCTAGCGCGCTCGTCACGGTCGATTTCATCCTCGCCATGAACCAGGGTCGCGTCCAGGCGTTCGGCCTCAAGGACGAGGTTCTGGCCAAGCTGTTTCCGCGGCCGCAACCGGCGGTGGCCGGCGTGCCGCGGCTCAGGCTCGCCACCGAAGAGCCGGCGACGCCGCCTGTCGCGGCGGCGGGTGAGTGA
- a CDS encoding HlyD family type I secretion periplasmic adaptor subunit, producing MMLSSSHQSIRGYMRFGLIAVALLVGGVGGWASLTRISGAVIASGVLVVDSHVKDVQHSTGGIVGEIAARDGDRVKRGALLVRLDPTMPAANLAVVTKALDQLSAREARLEAERQGADAIAFPQDILDRRGDPAIAEIIAGEEQVFETRRAARSGQKSQLQERILQLQKEIGGDTAQADAKSQEIKLVEEELASIRALWKKRLISIDRLTAMERESARLDGERGQLTAALAQAQGKIAEINLQIIQIDLELSTDVNKDLREIDSKVGELTERKIAAEDQLKRIDIRAPQDGVVQQSIAHTIGGVITPGQTIMQIVPDSDSLTVEAKIAPSDIDQLWVGQAAALRFSAFNQRTTPQINGTVERTSPDTTTDQRTGISYYTVRISTTTSEVARLGEVKLVPGMPVESFIKTADRTVISYLVKPLQDQISRAFRE from the coding sequence ATGATGCTCAGTTCCTCCCACCAATCCATTCGAGGCTACATGCGCTTCGGCCTCATTGCGGTCGCGCTGCTGGTCGGCGGCGTCGGCGGCTGGGCCTCGCTGACCCGGATTTCGGGAGCGGTCATCGCGTCGGGGGTTCTCGTCGTCGATTCCCACGTCAAGGATGTGCAGCATTCGACCGGCGGCATCGTCGGCGAGATCGCCGCGCGTGACGGCGACCGCGTCAAGCGCGGCGCGCTGCTTGTGCGCCTCGACCCGACCATGCCGGCAGCCAATCTCGCCGTCGTCACCAAGGCCCTCGACCAGCTGTCGGCGCGCGAGGCGCGCCTCGAAGCCGAACGCCAGGGGGCCGACGCCATTGCCTTCCCGCAGGATATTCTCGACCGCCGCGGCGATCCGGCGATCGCCGAGATCATTGCCGGCGAGGAGCAGGTTTTCGAGACGCGGCGGGCGGCTCGTTCCGGTCAGAAGAGCCAGCTGCAGGAGCGCATCCTCCAGCTGCAGAAGGAGATCGGCGGCGACACGGCCCAGGCGGACGCCAAGTCGCAGGAAATCAAGCTTGTCGAGGAGGAACTCGCCAGCATACGCGCGCTGTGGAAAAAGCGGCTGATTTCGATCGACCGGCTGACCGCGATGGAGCGCGAGTCGGCGCGGCTCGACGGCGAGCGCGGCCAATTGACGGCGGCCCTGGCGCAGGCCCAGGGCAAGATCGCCGAGATCAATTTGCAGATAATCCAGATCGACCTCGAGCTCAGCACCGACGTCAACAAGGATTTGCGCGAGATCGACAGCAAGGTCGGCGAACTGACGGAACGCAAGATCGCCGCCGAGGACCAACTCAAGCGGATCGACATCCGCGCGCCGCAGGACGGCGTCGTGCAGCAGTCCATCGCCCACACCATCGGTGGCGTCATCACCCCTGGCCAGACGATCATGCAGATCGTCCCGGACAGCGATAGCCTGACGGTCGAGGCCAAGATCGCGCCGAGCGACATCGACCAGCTCTGGGTCGGCCAGGCGGCGGCACTGCGCTTCTCGGCCTTCAATCAGCGCACCACGCCGCAAATCAACGGTACGGTCGAGCGCACCTCGCCGGACACGACGACCGACCAGCGCACCGGCATCAGCTACTACACCGTCCGCATCTCGACCACGACCTCCGAGGTAGCGCGCCTCGGTGAGGTCAAGCTGGTTCCGGGCATGCCGGTCGAATCCTTCATCAAGACCGCCGACCGGACCGTTATCTCCTACCTCGTCAAGCCGCTGCAGGATCAGATCAGCCGCGCCTTCAGGGAATGA
- a CDS encoding LysR family transcriptional regulator, which yields MDRLDTMRLFVRVLERRSFTAAAADLGLPRSTATEAIRRLEEHLGARLLERTTRQVNATQDGEAYYRRCLSILAEIEDAEAAFRNAEPFGLLRIDASTLLTRTFLLPRLPQFLARYVRIDLQIGQSDRLVDLVREGVDCVIRVGEPPDSGMIMRRLAVIREMTCASPGYLERHGTPASPDALDGHQAVGFVSSRTGETLPFEFTVAGKTVEVRLPGRVAANNSDTAADLARLGLGLIQAPRYRFEKDLADGTLIEVLADYPPSPTPLSALYPQNRQLSPRLRVFLDWASRIFAEANL from the coding sequence ATGGATCGGCTGGACACGATGCGGCTCTTTGTTCGCGTTCTGGAGCGGCGCAGCTTCACCGCTGCCGCGGCCGATCTCGGCCTGCCGCGTTCAACCGCGACGGAAGCGATCCGGCGTCTGGAAGAGCATCTCGGCGCGCGGCTTCTGGAACGAACGACGCGGCAGGTGAACGCCACGCAGGACGGCGAAGCCTACTATCGGCGCTGCCTGTCGATCCTGGCCGAGATAGAGGATGCCGAGGCCGCCTTCCGCAACGCCGAGCCTTTCGGCCTGCTGCGCATCGACGCCAGCACGCTGCTCACCCGCACCTTCCTTTTGCCGCGCCTGCCGCAATTCCTCGCCCGCTATGTCAGGATCGACCTGCAGATCGGCCAGAGCGACCGGCTGGTCGATCTCGTGCGCGAGGGCGTCGACTGCGTCATCCGCGTCGGCGAGCCGCCCGACAGCGGCATGATCATGCGCCGCCTGGCTGTCATCCGCGAGATGACCTGCGCCAGCCCTGGCTATCTCGAGCGCCACGGCACGCCCGCCTCCCCCGATGCGCTCGACGGACACCAGGCGGTGGGCTTCGTATCGTCGCGCACCGGCGAGACCCTTCCGTTCGAATTCACCGTCGCCGGCAAGACCGTTGAGGTCAGGCTGCCGGGGCGCGTGGCGGCCAACAATTCCGACACCGCCGCCGATCTGGCGCGGCTCGGCCTCGGCCTCATCCAGGCGCCGCGCTATCGCTTTGAGAAGGATCTGGCCGATGGGACGCTCATCGAGGTGCTGGCCGATTACCCGCCCTCGCCGACACCGCTGTCGGCGCTTTACCCGCAGAACAGGCAGCTCTCGCCGCGCCTTCGCGTCTTCCTCGACTGGGCGTCGCGCATCTTCGCCGAGGCTAACCTTTAG
- a CDS encoding SDR family oxidoreductase — protein MTSNQTSTGGQTRTAIVTGASKGIGAAIAQRLARDGVAVVVNYARGRAEAEELVRSIETGGGKAIAVQADIADPAGLAALFDAGEKAFGGIDILVNNAGIMKTSPIAQTDDASFDTQIAINLGGVFRGMREGAKRLRDGGRIVNFSSSVVGLYQPGYGVYAATKAGVEAMTHILAKELGARRVTVNAVAPGPIETALFTDGKSEAQIEAIGKMIPLGRLGQPDDIAGVVSFLAGPDSFWVNGQIIRANGGVV, from the coding sequence ATGACATCCAATCAAACAAGTACGGGTGGCCAAACCAGAACGGCGATCGTGACCGGCGCCTCCAAGGGCATCGGCGCCGCCATCGCACAGCGGCTCGCCCGCGACGGCGTCGCCGTCGTCGTCAACTATGCACGGGGCCGCGCGGAGGCTGAAGAGCTTGTGCGCAGCATCGAGACCGGCGGCGGCAAGGCGATCGCCGTTCAGGCCGATATCGCCGATCCGGCCGGCCTCGCGGCACTTTTCGACGCCGGCGAAAAGGCGTTCGGCGGCATCGACATCCTCGTCAACAATGCCGGCATCATGAAGACGTCGCCGATCGCGCAGACCGACGATGCTTCGTTCGACACGCAGATCGCGATCAACCTCGGCGGCGTGTTCCGCGGCATGCGGGAAGGTGCAAAGCGCCTTCGCGACGGCGGCCGCATCGTCAATTTTTCCAGCAGCGTCGTCGGCCTCTACCAGCCGGGCTACGGCGTCTACGCCGCCACCAAGGCGGGCGTCGAGGCGATGACCCACATCCTGGCCAAGGAGCTTGGCGCGCGCCGTGTCACCGTCAACGCGGTGGCGCCCGGACCGATCGAGACCGCCCTGTTCACCGACGGCAAGAGCGAGGCGCAGATCGAGGCCATCGGCAAGATGATCCCGCTCGGCCGGCTTGGCCAACCCGACGACATTGCCGGTGTGGTCTCATTCCTGGCCGGGCCGGACAGCTTCTGGGTCAACGGACAAATCATCCGCGCCAATGGCGGCGTGGTCTGA
- a CDS encoding SDR family oxidoreductase: protein MQKTILITGASSGFGAMTARALARAGHTVYASMRDPLARGGVAAAEMEKFASDEGLALKPIALDVTSDASAEAAVRQILSEAGQLDVLIHNAGHMGFGPTEAFLPEQLAQLYDVNVVGTQRVNRAALPHMRSLGRGQMIWVGSSSTRGGTPPFLAPYFAAKAGMDALAQSYALELARFGIETTIVVPGAFTKGTEHFHNAAKPADAERADLYWSGPYAGADQQALKGLAALEPADADPADIAVAIVDLVAMPWGNRPLRVHIDPSDDGAAIVNGVADRMRAQLLERIGLADLLHPKA from the coding sequence ATGCAAAAGACAATTTTGATCACCGGCGCTTCCAGCGGCTTCGGCGCGATGACCGCTCGCGCCTTGGCGAGAGCGGGCCACACGGTCTACGCCTCGATGCGCGATCCCTTGGCGCGCGGCGGCGTGGCGGCAGCCGAGATGGAAAAGTTCGCGAGCGACGAGGGCCTGGCGCTCAAGCCGATCGCGCTCGACGTGACCTCGGACGCTTCGGCCGAGGCGGCGGTCCGGCAGATCCTCAGCGAGGCCGGCCAGCTCGACGTGCTCATCCACAATGCCGGGCATATGGGGTTCGGACCGACCGAGGCGTTCTTGCCCGAGCAACTGGCGCAGCTCTATGACGTCAACGTCGTCGGCACGCAGCGCGTCAACCGTGCGGCCTTGCCACACATGCGCTCGCTCGGCCGCGGGCAGATGATCTGGGTCGGCTCGAGCAGCACGCGCGGCGGCACGCCACCGTTCCTGGCGCCCTATTTCGCGGCCAAGGCCGGCATGGATGCGCTGGCGCAGAGCTATGCGCTGGAACTCGCCCGCTTCGGCATCGAGACGACGATCGTCGTACCGGGCGCCTTCACCAAGGGCACCGAGCATTTCCACAATGCCGCGAAGCCTGCCGACGCCGAGCGCGCCGACCTCTACTGGTCCGGCCCCTATGCCGGCGCCGATCAGCAGGCGCTGAAAGGGCTGGCGGCACTGGAGCCGGCGGATGCCGATCCGGCCGATATCGCGGTGGCCATCGTCGATCTTGTGGCAATGCCTTGGGGAAACCGACCGCTGCGCGTCCACATCGACCCGTCCGACGATGGCGCCGCGATCGTCAACGGCGTTGCCGACCGCATGCGCGCGCAACTCCTGGAACGGATCGGCCTTGCCGACCTGCTCCATCCCAAAGCCTGA
- a CDS encoding 4-oxalocrotonate tautomerase family protein, translating into MPFANIKVPQAALSKAQKEDLIHRTTAMFVDFFGEVARPTTMVLVEEVADGGYGRADEVFVVPDAYRAKA; encoded by the coding sequence ATGCCATTCGCCAACATAAAGGTACCGCAGGCCGCACTCTCCAAGGCGCAAAAAGAAGACCTCATCCACCGGACCACAGCCATGTTCGTCGACTTTTTCGGCGAGGTCGCGCGCCCCACCACGATGGTGCTGGTGGAGGAAGTCGCCGATGGCGGCTACGGCCGGGCCGACGAAGTGTTCGTTGTGCCGGACGCCTATCGCGCGAAGGCGTAG
- a CDS encoding nucleoside hydrolase, whose amino-acid sequence MEKIILDCDPGHDDAIAILLAAGNPNIDLLGITTVSGNHNVENTTRNALSVCTAYGIKVPVAKGSPGPLLIDQVLAIEIHGETGLDGPVLPPASFEIDKRHAVDFIIDTVMAQEPKTVTLVPVGPYTNIALAVRKDPRIVERVKRVVAMGGSYTRGNITPGAEFNVYGDPEAADVVFRANWDVTMVGLDLTHQALATKELQDRVRAVGGPMAKFILDIWEFIATTHGGLLQIEYPAVHDACCVAAMIDPTVFTTEKADIRVELAGRWTKGMTVCNFEKMGGMHHFGGTASEQTDFRHTVAMKLDHRKFCDLIVDALERLTSQKA is encoded by the coding sequence ATGGAAAAGATCATCCTGGACTGCGACCCTGGACATGATGACGCCATCGCCATCCTGCTGGCGGCAGGCAACCCGAACATCGATCTCCTAGGCATCACCACGGTTTCGGGCAACCACAATGTCGAGAACACCACGCGCAATGCGCTTTCGGTATGCACCGCCTATGGCATCAAGGTGCCGGTGGCGAAAGGCTCTCCGGGCCCGCTCCTCATCGACCAGGTGCTGGCCATCGAGATCCACGGCGAAACCGGGCTCGACGGCCCCGTGCTGCCGCCCGCCTCGTTCGAGATCGACAAGCGCCATGCCGTCGACTTCATCATCGACACCGTCATGGCGCAGGAGCCGAAGACGGTCACCCTGGTGCCGGTCGGTCCCTACACCAACATCGCGCTTGCCGTGCGCAAGGATCCTCGCATCGTCGAGCGGGTGAAGCGGGTCGTCGCGATGGGCGGGAGCTATACAAGGGGCAACATCACGCCCGGGGCGGAGTTCAATGTCTACGGCGATCCGGAAGCCGCGGACGTCGTGTTCCGGGCCAACTGGGACGTCACCATGGTGGGTCTCGACCTCACCCATCAGGCGCTCGCCACCAAAGAGCTTCAGGACCGGGTGCGCGCCGTCGGCGGCCCGATGGCCAAGTTCATCCTCGATATCTGGGAGTTCATTGCGACCACGCATGGCGGCCTGCTGCAGATCGAGTATCCCGCCGTCCATGACGCATGCTGCGTCGCGGCCATGATCGACCCGACCGTCTTCACCACCGAGAAGGCCGATATCCGCGTCGAGCTTGCCGGCCGGTGGACCAAGGGCATGACGGTCTGCAATTTCGAGAAGATGGGCGGCATGCACCATTTCGGCGGCACGGCGAGCGAGCAGACCGACTTCCGCCACACGGTGGCGATGAAGCTCGACCATCGGAAGTTCTGTGACCTGATCGTCGACGCGCTGGAGCGTCTGACCAGCCAGAAGGCGTGA